The Roseococcus microcysteis genome contains a region encoding:
- a CDS encoding amidohydrolase family protein, translated as MTRLITNATIVTGDDANTIWHGGAIAIEGRRIAGLGPAAEMAARFPDAEVLNARGRAVFPGFANIHTHLVMTMARGVFEDLSPPHQPPFDGGLSPIPLPPMTAHEQKVMCQLGALEAIRSGTTAVLEDAAGIEGYAQAMLDTGLRMLLAERAWDRAGASIGDPSEFRRDPALGARGVQRIRDLHAKWHGAGDGRITVGVSAWAPDVCSAELLRELRALQQELNTVCTIHLNQIWGEVAAIKAHHNMLPSEFLDSIGFIHDRMIGAHCRCMAPFEEKVLGKHRAHVAFNSAIAARRGLSPRVCEMEEAGCNIAMGTDNMAEDMVEVMRTGLFMERVRRQDGRNPTPEEALRWATRNGYKAMGIAGGGWLAEGNLADLIMIRVDRAHLAPFLRPVAAFVHQGQASDVSDVMVDGEWVMRDGVVLTMDEAAIVAEAEEIASRAWARLFAENPGIEIPEGFRPLPAHVADGATRVAMQPVSKSG; from the coding sequence ATGACGCGGCTGATCACCAACGCCACCATCGTCACCGGCGATGACGCGAACACCATCTGGCATGGCGGCGCCATCGCCATCGAGGGCAGGCGCATCGCGGGGCTGGGGCCCGCGGCGGAAATGGCGGCGCGCTTCCCGGATGCCGAGGTGCTGAATGCGCGCGGCCGCGCCGTCTTCCCCGGCTTCGCCAACATCCACACGCATCTCGTGATGACCATGGCGCGCGGGGTCTTCGAGGATCTCTCGCCGCCGCACCAACCGCCTTTCGATGGCGGGCTCTCGCCCATCCCGCTCCCGCCGATGACGGCGCATGAGCAGAAGGTGATGTGCCAGCTGGGCGCGCTGGAGGCCATCCGCTCCGGCACCACGGCGGTGCTGGAGGATGCGGCGGGCATCGAGGGCTATGCCCAGGCCATGCTCGACACCGGACTGCGGATGCTGCTGGCCGAGCGCGCCTGGGACCGTGCGGGGGCCTCCATCGGCGATCCTTCGGAGTTCCGGCGCGACCCGGCGCTGGGCGCGCGCGGCGTGCAGCGCATCCGCGACCTGCACGCGAAATGGCATGGCGCGGGGGATGGGCGGATCACGGTGGGCGTCTCGGCCTGGGCGCCCGATGTGTGCTCGGCGGAGTTGCTGCGCGAGCTGCGGGCGCTGCAGCAGGAGCTGAACACGGTCTGCACCATTCACCTCAACCAGATCTGGGGCGAGGTCGCGGCCATCAAGGCACACCACAACATGCTGCCCAGCGAGTTCCTGGACAGCATCGGCTTCATCCATGACCGGATGATCGGGGCGCATTGCCGCTGCATGGCGCCCTTCGAGGAGAAGGTGCTGGGGAAACACCGCGCGCATGTCGCCTTCAACTCCGCCATCGCGGCGCGGCGGGGGCTTTCGCCGCGCGTGTGCGAGATGGAAGAGGCCGGCTGCAACATCGCCATGGGCACGGACAACATGGCCGAGGACATGGTGGAGGTGATGCGCACCGGCCTCTTCATGGAGCGCGTGCGCCGCCAGGATGGCCGCAACCCCACGCCCGAGGAGGCGCTGCGCTGGGCCACGCGCAATGGCTACAAGGCCATGGGCATCGCGGGCGGCGGTTGGCTGGCGGAGGGGAACCTCGCGGACCTCATCATGATCCGGGTGGACCGGGCACATCTGGCGCCCTTCCTGCGGCCCGTGGCGGCCTTCGTGCACCAGGGCCAGGCGAGCGACGTCTCGGACGTGATGGTGGATGGCGAATGGGTGATGCGCGACGGGGTGGTGCTGACCATGGACGAGGCGGCGATCGTGGCGGAGGCGGAGGAGATCGCCTCGCGCGCCTGGGCCCGGCTCTTTGCGGAGAACCCGGGGATCGAGATCCCCGAGGGGTTCCGGCCGCTGCCGGCCCATGTGGCCGATGGCGCGACGCGCGTCGCCATGCAGCCGGTGTCGAAGAGCGGGTGA
- a CDS encoding S-(hydroxymethyl)glutathione dehydrogenase/class III alcohol dehydrogenase, translating to MKTRAAVAWEAGKPLSIETIDIEGPKPGEVLVEVMATGICHTDAYTLSGADPEGLFPAILGHEGAGIVREVGAGVTSLKPGDHVIPLYTPECRQCKTCLSQRSNLCTAIRATQGKGVMPDGTSRFRCDTPRVAGRADNAIMHYMGCSTFANFTVLPEIALAKVRPDAPFDVICYIGCGVTTGIGAVVNTAKVWPGATVAVFGLGGIGLNVIQGAKLVGADKIIGVDINPAREAMAREFGMTHFVNPDAVGRDKVVQAIQDLTDGGADFSFECVGNTNLMRQALECTHRGWGTSIIIGVAAAGQEISTRPFQLVTGRNWRGTAFGGARGRTDVPRIVDWYMEGKIRIDPLITHRLTLDEINTGFDLMHKGESIRSVVIY from the coding sequence ATGAAGACCCGCGCCGCCGTGGCCTGGGAGGCCGGCAAGCCCCTCTCCATCGAGACCATCGACATCGAGGGCCCCAAGCCCGGCGAGGTGCTGGTGGAGGTGATGGCCACCGGCATCTGCCACACCGACGCCTACACGCTTTCGGGCGCGGACCCGGAGGGGCTGTTCCCCGCCATCCTGGGCCATGAGGGTGCCGGCATCGTGCGCGAGGTGGGCGCGGGCGTGACCAGCCTCAAGCCCGGCGACCATGTCATCCCGCTCTACACGCCCGAATGCCGGCAGTGCAAAACCTGCCTGAGCCAGCGTTCCAACCTCTGCACCGCCATCCGCGCGACGCAGGGCAAGGGGGTGATGCCCGATGGCACGTCGCGCTTCCGCTGCGACACGCCGCGGGTGGCGGGCCGGGCGGACAACGCCATCATGCACTACATGGGCTGCTCCACCTTCGCGAACTTCACCGTGCTGCCCGAGATCGCGCTGGCCAAGGTGCGCCCGGACGCGCCCTTCGACGTGATCTGCTACATCGGCTGCGGCGTGACGACGGGCATCGGCGCGGTGGTCAACACGGCCAAGGTCTGGCCGGGGGCGACCGTCGCGGTCTTCGGCCTGGGCGGCATCGGGCTGAACGTGATCCAGGGTGCCAAGCTGGTCGGTGCCGACAAGATCATCGGCGTGGACATCAACCCCGCGCGCGAGGCCATGGCGCGCGAATTCGGCATGACGCATTTCGTGAACCCCGATGCGGTCGGCCGCGACAAGGTGGTGCAGGCCATCCAGGACCTGACCGATGGCGGCGCCGATTTCAGCTTCGAATGCGTGGGCAACACGAATTTGATGCGCCAGGCGCTGGAATGCACGCATCGCGGCTGGGGCACCTCCATCATCATCGGCGTCGCGGCCGCGGGGCAGGAGATTTCCACGCGCCCCTTCCAGCTCGTCACCGGCCGCAACTGGCGCGGCACGGCCTTCGGCGGCGCGCGCGGCCGCACCGACGTGCCGCGCATCGTGGACTGGTACATGGAGGGCAAGATCCGCATTGATCCGCTGATCACCCACCGCCTCACGCTGGACGAGATCAACACGGGCTTCGACCTGATGCACAAGGGCGAGAGCATCAGGTCGGTGGTGATCTACTGA
- a CDS encoding MFS transporter, whose translation MPLSRTSDRALIFGIAINQVLGWGTLFVPFTLFIEPMERDLGWARASISGALTLGLLLSGLAAVHVGRFVDRNGGRLPLGLGGIAGALVLVAWALVESLWAFYLVWFAMGLVHATALWSPAMAVVVSLAKQPMRVITGITFITGFTATIFIPLAEMLIQSFGWRGALWVLAGIQCCAGLLALWQFQDARPPPPRAGAAPFSLAAALRRPAFWGLALVLSAHSFVGVGLAAHLVPLLRERGLDEVSVLWLAALHGPFQVAARACLFALGPRARIAVVGLICTVLMPLAMVWLALVPSTFGWILIFTMGWAVADGLMSIVRAGAPAEILGREGYGAVTGALAMASAPMRAFAPLVVALAWQWSDSYTPALWMLAVVGLLALLGFVMALLDRGRAAG comes from the coding sequence ATGCCCCTCTCGCGCACCAGCGACCGCGCGCTGATCTTCGGCATCGCGATCAACCAGGTGCTGGGCTGGGGCACGCTCTTCGTGCCCTTCACCCTGTTCATCGAGCCCATGGAGCGCGACCTCGGCTGGGCGCGCGCCTCCATCAGCGGGGCGCTGACGCTGGGGCTGCTGCTCTCGGGCCTGGCCGCCGTGCATGTGGGCCGCTTCGTGGACCGCAACGGGGGGCGGCTGCCGCTGGGCCTGGGCGGCATCGCGGGCGCCTTGGTGCTGGTGGCCTGGGCGCTGGTGGAGAGCCTCTGGGCCTTCTACCTCGTCTGGTTCGCCATGGGGCTTGTGCACGCGACGGCGCTGTGGTCGCCGGCCATGGCGGTGGTGGTGTCGCTGGCCAAGCAGCCCATGCGCGTCATCACCGGCATCACCTTCATCACGGGCTTCACCGCCACCATCTTCATCCCGCTGGCCGAGATGCTGATCCAGTCCTTCGGCTGGCGCGGCGCGCTCTGGGTGCTGGCGGGCATCCAGTGCTGCGCGGGGCTGCTGGCGCTGTGGCAGTTCCAGGATGCGCGGCCGCCCCCGCCACGGGCCGGCGCGGCGCCCTTCAGCCTCGCGGCCGCGCTGCGCCGCCCGGCCTTCTGGGGCCTGGCACTCGTGCTGTCCGCGCATTCCTTCGTGGGGGTGGGGCTGGCCGCGCATCTCGTGCCGCTGCTGCGCGAACGCGGGCTGGACGAGGTCAGCGTGCTGTGGCTCGCGGCCCTGCACGGGCCCTTCCAGGTGGCGGCGCGGGCCTGCCTTTTCGCGCTGGGTCCGCGCGCGCGCATCGCCGTGGTGGGGCTGATCTGCACGGTGCTGATGCCGCTCGCCATGGTCTGGCTGGCGCTGGTGCCGTCCACCTTCGGCTGGATCCTGATCTTCACCATGGGCTGGGCGGTGGCCGATGGCCTCATGTCCATCGTGCGCGCCGGGGCGCCGGCCGAAATCCTGGGGCGCGAGGGCTATGGCGCCGTCACCGGCGCGCTCGCCATGGCCAGCGCCCCCATGCGCGCCTTCGCCCCGCTGGTCGTGGCCCTGGCCTGGCAATGGAGCGACAGCTACACGCCCGCGCTGTGGATGCTGGCCGTGGTGGGGCTGCTGGCGCTGCTGGGCTTCGTGATGGCGCTGTTGGACCGGGGGCGCGCGGCTGGCTAA
- a CDS encoding ABC transporter ATP-binding protein, which translates to MSATTQTPLLELRGVSRRFEKKLDFAGKIARFLGAPLREEVVHAVDDVTLGIRKGEVVGLVGESGCGKSTLGRIAAGIMPPSNGQVLWRGKDVTKLDGPASREARLRAQMIFQDPYASLNPRMRVEDIVGEAPLVHGMTTRAGFGPYVEEQMRRAGLDPAFKRRYPHQFSGGQRQRIGIARALAVKPEFIVCDEAVAALDVSIQAQILNLFMKLRQELDLTYLFISHDLSVVEHLSDRVVIMYLGRVVEQAPAEEIFARANHPYTVSLLASVPRIEARKRAFTTVKGEIPSPLNPPTGCHFHPRCPHAMPRCSQEVPKLREIAPGHFSACHLNG; encoded by the coding sequence ATGAGCGCCACGACCCAAACCCCCCTGCTGGAGCTGCGCGGCGTCTCGCGCCGCTTCGAGAAGAAGCTCGACTTCGCCGGCAAGATTGCCCGCTTCCTCGGCGCGCCCCTGCGCGAGGAGGTGGTGCACGCCGTGGACGACGTCACCCTCGGCATCCGCAAGGGTGAGGTGGTGGGGCTGGTGGGCGAGAGCGGCTGCGGCAAGTCCACGCTGGGCCGCATCGCCGCCGGCATCATGCCGCCCTCGAACGGCCAGGTGCTCTGGCGCGGCAAGGATGTGACGAAGCTGGACGGCCCCGCCTCACGCGAGGCCCGGCTGCGCGCGCAGATGATCTTCCAGGACCCCTATGCCTCGCTGAACCCGCGCATGCGGGTGGAGGACATCGTGGGCGAGGCGCCGCTGGTGCATGGCATGACCACCCGCGCCGGCTTCGGCCCCTATGTGGAGGAGCAGATGCGCCGCGCGGGCCTCGACCCCGCCTTCAAGCGCCGCTACCCGCACCAGTTCTCCGGCGGGCAGCGCCAGCGCATCGGCATCGCGCGCGCGCTCGCCGTGAAGCCCGAATTCATCGTTTGCGACGAGGCGGTGGCGGCGCTGGACGTCTCCATCCAGGCGCAGATCCTGAACCTGTTCATGAAGCTGCGGCAGGAGCTGGATCTCACCTACCTCTTCATCAGCCATGACCTCAGCGTGGTGGAGCATCTCAGCGACCGCGTGGTCATCATGTATCTGGGCCGGGTGGTGGAGCAGGCGCCGGCCGAGGAAATCTTCGCCCGCGCGAACCACCCCTACACCGTGTCGCTGCTGGCCTCGGTGCCGCGGATCGAGGCGCGCAAGCGGGCCTTCACCACGGTGAAGGGGGAAATCCCCTCGCCGCTGAACCCGCCCACCGGCTGCCACTTCCACCCCCGCTGCCCGCACGCCATGCCGCGCTGCAGCCAGGAGGTGCCGAAGCTGCGCGAGATTGCCCCGGGCCACTTCTCCGCCTGCCATCTGAACGGGTGA
- a CDS encoding ABC transporter ATP-binding protein, translated as MSTTLEVRNLRTHFFTRAGVVKAVDGVSFTVGRGQVLGLVGESGSGKTVTGFSIIGLVDPPGRVVEGEILFHGRNLATASEEELRHLRGNRIAMIFQDPMMTLNPVLRVDTQMIETVLAHEKVSREEARQRSRDALGMVGIPSPEERLKSYPHQFSGGMRQRVAIAIALLHRPELIIADEPTTALDVTIQGQILAEVQKLAATTGTSLIWITHDLSVVAGLADEIAVMYAGRIVESGEVSAVLDVPFHPYTVGLIGSVPSRNRRGEPLRQIPGMTPSLLKLPAGCAFRSRCPRADEACLAVPELFKLRPGRRARCFHPHLEGAEA; from the coding sequence ATGAGCACCACCTTGGAAGTGCGGAACCTCCGCACGCATTTCTTCACGCGCGCGGGCGTGGTCAAGGCCGTGGACGGCGTCAGCTTCACCGTGGGCCGTGGCCAGGTGCTGGGGCTGGTCGGTGAATCCGGCTCGGGCAAGACCGTGACCGGCTTCTCCATCATCGGCCTCGTGGACCCGCCGGGGCGCGTGGTGGAGGGCGAGATCCTCTTCCACGGCCGCAACCTCGCCACCGCCAGCGAGGAGGAACTCCGCCACCTGCGCGGCAACCGCATCGCCATGATCTTCCAGGACCCGATGATGACGCTGAACCCGGTGCTCCGGGTGGACACGCAGATGATCGAGACGGTCCTGGCGCATGAGAAGGTCAGCCGCGAGGAGGCCCGCCAGCGCTCGCGCGACGCGCTGGGCATGGTCGGCATCCCCTCGCCGGAGGAGCGGCTGAAATCCTACCCGCACCAATTCTCGGGCGGCATGCGCCAGCGCGTCGCCATCGCCATCGCCCTGCTGCACCGGCCCGAGCTCATCATCGCGGACGAGCCCACCACGGCGCTGGACGTCACCATCCAGGGCCAGATCCTGGCCGAGGTGCAGAAGCTCGCCGCCACCACGGGCACGAGCCTGATCTGGATCACGCATGACCTCTCGGTGGTCGCCGGCCTCGCGGACGAAATCGCCGTCATGTATGCCGGCCGCATCGTGGAAAGCGGCGAGGTGAGCGCGGTGCTCGACGTGCCCTTCCACCCCTACACGGTGGGCCTCATCGGCTCCGTCCCCAGCCGTAACCGCCGGGGCGAGCCGCTGCGGCAAATCCCGGGCATGACGCCCTCCCTGCTCAAGCTGCCGGCCGGCTGCGCCTTCCGCAGCCGCTGCCCGCGCGCGGACGAGGCCTGCCTCGCCGTGCCGGAGCTGTTCAAGCTGCGCCCGGGCCGCCGCGCCCGCTGTTTCCACCCGCATCTGGAAGGGGCGGAGGCATGA